A section of the Gloeobacter violaceus PCC 7421 genome encodes:
- a CDS encoding choice-of-anchor tandem repeat GloVer-containing protein, protein MEVWFKVPTAPFMAPTAAAGPTTWERSAVGSSSSFIGGTYGGGLQGEGILYEITTDGVFTVLHSFSGGDDGVAPTSVIQGSDGYYYGTSLNGGDPTKGGSVFRFAYCLGLAAISNAISTEAAPTCSVPITARLFYNGEDITDTKTPKRVIVGQQIPLTVKFYQNGKELTAPNPVITTLKWMIPGSSIAGYSPSIEAATVTPLVTTDITKRNIAYYWVDGSSQQNWAVSINVTANNQPVSARTTLTLLRPTAKITAITGAVTVGGGWDNTYTLAFGSNNSSPGIVFNRTRLSNPTGFSGKWEWVQLANINRRRFRTDTNTWERFVGVGVLDCTVSEGTNAADCSTYNYAATVIRTSDSPRTPLSKSFNIPLTPPINRAEVDESFSMYLMYQPTGAAGANAIWVPLRKVTWSWHGKAQLDSTVQKWKLVPGSSDNSVDPKDGDATIHPTWTSRFPQLEWKP, encoded by the coding sequence ATGGAGGTCTGGTTCAAGGTACCGACGGCGCCTTTTATGGCACCAACAGCAGCGGCGGGGCCCACGACCTGGGAACGGTCTGCGGTAGGCAGCAGTTCCAGCTTCATCGGCGGCACCTATGGCGGCGGTTTGCAGGGTGAGGGAATTCTCTACGAGATTACGACCGATGGGGTTTTCACCGTACTGCATTCGTTCAGCGGTGGGGACGACGGAGTCGCACCGACTTCTGTCATCCAGGGCAGCGACGGCTACTACTACGGCACCTCCCTCAACGGCGGCGATCCCACCAAGGGTGGCTCGGTCTTCCGCTTCGCCTATTGCCTGGGTTTGGCGGCCATCAGCAACGCCATCAGCACCGAAGCCGCACCGACCTGCAGTGTGCCCATCACCGCCCGTCTCTTCTACAACGGTGAGGATATTACCGACACCAAGACACCGAAACGGGTCATCGTCGGTCAACAGATTCCGTTGACAGTGAAGTTCTACCAGAATGGTAAGGAGCTGACGGCGCCGAATCCGGTAATCACGACTCTCAAGTGGATGATTCCCGGGAGTTCAATTGCAGGTTATAGTCCCAGTATTGAGGCTGCGACAGTGACTCCACTGGTCACAACCGACATCACCAAGCGCAACATTGCCTACTATTGGGTGGATGGCAGCAGCCAGCAAAATTGGGCGGTCTCCATCAACGTTACGGCCAATAACCAGCCCGTGAGCGCGCGTACCACTCTCACTTTGCTGCGGCCTACAGCAAAAATTACGGCTATTACGGGCGCTGTAACCGTCGGAGGAGGTTGGGACAATACTTACACCCTAGCCTTTGGCAGTAACAATTCAAGCCCAGGGATTGTTTTTAATCGCACCAGGCTCTCAAATCCAACTGGGTTTTCGGGAAAATGGGAATGGGTGCAACTAGCCAATATTAATCGACGGCGTTTTCGAACTGATACTAATACATGGGAACGCTTTGTTGGGGTTGGGGTTCTTGATTGCACAGTCTCCGAAGGTACAAATGCGGCTGACTGCAGTACATATAATTACGCTGCAACCGTAATAAGAACTAGTGACAGCCCAAGAACACCCTTGTCAAAATCATTCAATATTCCGCTAACCCCACCGATCAATCGAGCAGAAGTCGATGAAAGCTTCTCAATGTACCTGATGTACCAACCAACTGGTGCGGCGGGCGCGAATGCAATTTGGGTTCCACTGCGCAAAGTAACTTGGTCTTGGCACGGAAAGGCGCAACTTGACAGCACTGTCCAGAAATGGAAACTGGTTCCCGGCTCAAGCGACAACTCCGTAGATCCCAAGGACGGGGACGCGACGATACACCCGACATGGACCAGCAGGTTTCCACAGCTTGAGTGGAAGCCATGA
- a CDS encoding WG repeat-containing protein, which translates to MKMLYPALKAGMWGYIDSVGNFSIQARFDRAEEFHEGFSLVVLNDEWCYIDQKGSPVFRTGFTNQPREFSGPVLYDKDGWIMHRSMRHFYEGRAAVWRGNSGYGYIDSGGIFVISPQFSEVDDFSEGVAAAAVPEERNCGNWGYIDREGNWIISPQFYYARHFCEGLAPVRWKESILLGYIDRIGKKIIEPSFDWAWSFSEGLAQVEVDSNHGYIDQSGRIVIFPEFEDARRFRNGFAAVRLGKQWGFIDAEGRLATEPQFDAVGEFSEGLAQVFMKNKDTDAYPYYPFKVGYIDTHGNVVIPIRYEWSTSFHAGLAVVREAIWGPSIGIDRTGQCLWKQA; encoded by the coding sequence ATGAAGATGCTTTACCCGGCTTTGAAAGCAGGTATGTGGGGTTATATAGACAGTGTAGGCAACTTCAGCATCCAGGCCCGATTCGATCGAGCTGAGGAATTTCACGAGGGATTTTCCTTGGTTGTTCTAAATGACGAATGGTGTTACATCGACCAGAAAGGAAGCCCCGTATTTCGCACAGGATTTACAAACCAGCCTAGAGAATTCAGTGGCCCAGTCCTCTACGATAAGGACGGTTGGATTATGCACCGAAGTATGCGCCACTTCTATGAGGGCAGGGCCGCGGTTTGGCGAGGAAATTCAGGCTACGGCTACATCGATTCAGGCGGAATATTTGTGATCTCACCTCAGTTTAGCGAAGTCGACGACTTCTCGGAGGGGGTAGCAGCGGCGGCAGTTCCCGAAGAGCGAAATTGCGGCAACTGGGGCTATATCGACAGGGAAGGCAACTGGATTATATCCCCACAATTTTATTATGCAAGGCATTTCTGTGAAGGTCTCGCACCCGTGCGTTGGAAAGAGAGCATTTTGTTAGGGTATATCGATAGGATAGGCAAGAAGATTATCGAACCATCTTTCGATTGGGCCTGGAGCTTCAGCGAAGGACTCGCCCAGGTTGAGGTCGACAGCAATCACGGCTACATCGATCAGTCGGGCCGGATTGTTATTTTTCCTGAATTCGAAGACGCCCGGCGCTTTCGCAACGGGTTTGCGGCTGTGCGGCTTGGCAAACAATGGGGGTTCATCGACGCGGAGGGACGGCTAGCTACTGAACCGCAATTCGACGCTGTCGGGGAATTCTCCGAAGGTCTGGCTCAGGTGTTCATGAAAAACAAAGACACCGATGCATACCCTTACTACCCCTTCAAAGTTGGATATATTGACACCCATGGCAACGTGGTCATTCCGATACGGTACGAGTGGAGCACGTCATTCCACGCAGGATTGGCGGTGGTGCGGGAAGCTATTTGGGGCCCGTCGATAGGTATCGATCGAACAGGACAGTGCCTTTGGAAACAGGCGTAA
- a CDS encoding valine--tRNA ligase, with protein sequence MARTLPSQYDPFDAEPRWQRFWEEHRFFSPAADGPGKPFSLVLPPPNVTGSLHMGHALCFTLPDVVVRYRRMKGFKTLWLPGTDHASIAVHTVLEKQLRQEGKTRFDLGREAFLERAWAWKERSQDTIRGQLRRLGLSLDWTRESFTLDEKRNRAVVKVFVDLHRKGLIYRGKYLVNWCPASQTAVSDLEVDDKEEKGHLWQLRYPVADSDEFLVVATTRPETMLGDTGVAVHPEDPRYKHLIGREAELPILGRRIVIVGDEAVDREFGTGAVKVTPAHDPNDFEIGKRHGLPMINLLNPNGTYNENAGPYAGLDRFVVRKQVVARAAAEGWLVGIEDHVHNVPYSERGGVPIEPYLSDQWFLDVSGMATRVLEAFDSQNQPAFVPERWGKVYRDWLVRIRPWNISRQLWWGHRIPAWFVAGSEGEYVVAHDEAEAFAVARERYGPDVQLQRDQDVLDTWFSSSLWPFTTLGWPDQTEDLGVFYPNALMSTGFDIIFFWVARMAMMAGEFTGQIPFETVYINGLVRDEKGQKMSKTKGNGIDPIEMMDKYGTDALRYTLVREVTGAGQDVRFDYNRKTGESGAVDASKRFANKIWNASRFVLMNLDELTPAALGAADPGSLTLEDRWILGRLGQTARQIDELLGRYALGEAARSLYEFIWDDFCDWYVELAKPRLEALETRRGAQQVLAAVLDRTLRLLHPWMPHLSEEIWQLLHQPLEVASICVQPFPTGTDLPAEPPAEFALMQQIVRTIRNLRAFAQVPPLRTLPAVRLASRNAEERAAIDATRQAIAHLGRVEQLPLEEVADEHLKQVAVGVAGTVQVMLPLGGLVDVAALAGKLRRSLEKLDKESGVLAARLDNASYLANAPAELVTESRAKLAEQRAQAAILAEQLARLEN encoded by the coding sequence ATGGCGCGCACCCTACCCAGTCAATACGATCCATTTGACGCCGAACCTCGCTGGCAGCGCTTCTGGGAGGAGCACCGCTTCTTTTCGCCCGCCGCCGACGGCCCGGGGAAGCCTTTTAGCCTTGTGCTGCCGCCCCCGAACGTCACCGGTTCGCTGCACATGGGCCACGCCCTCTGTTTCACCCTGCCGGACGTGGTGGTGCGCTACCGGCGCATGAAAGGTTTCAAGACCCTCTGGCTGCCGGGGACCGACCACGCGAGCATCGCCGTGCACACGGTACTTGAAAAACAACTGCGCCAAGAAGGCAAGACCCGCTTCGATCTGGGGCGCGAGGCTTTCCTGGAGCGCGCCTGGGCCTGGAAAGAGCGGTCGCAGGATACCATCCGCGGCCAGTTGCGACGTCTCGGGCTCTCGCTCGATTGGACGCGCGAGAGTTTTACCCTCGACGAGAAACGCAACCGGGCGGTGGTGAAAGTCTTCGTGGACCTGCACCGCAAGGGTCTGATTTACCGGGGTAAGTATCTAGTCAACTGGTGCCCGGCTTCCCAGACAGCGGTCTCGGATTTGGAAGTGGACGATAAAGAAGAAAAGGGCCACCTGTGGCAGCTCAGATACCCGGTGGCAGATAGCGACGAATTTCTGGTGGTGGCCACCACGCGCCCCGAAACGATGCTGGGGGATACGGGAGTGGCGGTGCACCCGGAAGATCCGCGCTACAAGCACCTCATCGGCCGCGAAGCGGAACTTCCGATCCTTGGGCGGCGCATTGTGATCGTGGGCGACGAGGCGGTGGATCGCGAATTTGGCACCGGCGCGGTCAAAGTCACCCCCGCCCACGACCCGAACGACTTTGAAATCGGCAAACGCCATGGTTTGCCGATGATCAACCTGCTGAACCCGAACGGCACTTACAACGAGAACGCCGGTCCCTACGCAGGGCTCGATCGCTTCGTGGTGCGCAAGCAGGTGGTCGCACGGGCCGCGGCCGAAGGCTGGCTGGTGGGCATCGAAGATCACGTCCACAACGTGCCTTACTCCGAGCGGGGGGGCGTGCCCATCGAACCGTACCTGTCGGATCAGTGGTTTCTCGATGTGTCGGGGATGGCCACGCGCGTGCTCGAAGCTTTCGACAGCCAGAATCAGCCCGCCTTCGTGCCCGAGCGCTGGGGCAAGGTCTACCGCGATTGGCTGGTGCGCATCCGTCCCTGGAACATCTCCCGGCAACTGTGGTGGGGGCACCGGATTCCCGCCTGGTTTGTGGCCGGAAGCGAGGGCGAGTACGTGGTGGCCCACGACGAAGCGGAAGCGTTCGCCGTCGCCCGTGAGCGCTACGGGCCGGATGTGCAGCTCCAGCGCGATCAAGATGTCCTCGACACCTGGTTCAGCTCGTCGCTGTGGCCGTTTACCACCCTGGGCTGGCCCGACCAGACCGAGGATCTGGGAGTCTTTTACCCGAACGCGCTGATGTCGACCGGGTTCGACATCATCTTCTTCTGGGTGGCGCGCATGGCGATGATGGCGGGCGAATTTACCGGCCAGATTCCTTTTGAGACCGTCTACATCAACGGCCTGGTGCGCGACGAAAAAGGCCAGAAGATGTCGAAGACCAAGGGCAACGGCATCGACCCTATCGAAATGATGGACAAGTACGGCACCGACGCTCTGCGCTACACCCTCGTGCGCGAGGTGACGGGGGCCGGACAGGATGTGCGCTTTGACTACAACCGCAAGACGGGCGAATCGGGCGCGGTCGATGCGAGCAAGCGCTTCGCCAACAAGATCTGGAACGCCAGCCGCTTCGTGCTGATGAACCTGGATGAACTCACCCCCGCCGCACTCGGGGCAGCGGATCCCGGCTCGCTCACCTTAGAAGATCGCTGGATCTTGGGTCGGCTGGGCCAGACAGCACGGCAGATCGACGAATTACTGGGCCGCTACGCCCTCGGGGAAGCGGCGCGTTCTCTGTACGAATTTATCTGGGACGATTTTTGCGACTGGTATGTGGAGCTGGCCAAGCCCCGCCTGGAGGCGCTTGAGACCCGCAGAGGTGCCCAGCAGGTGCTTGCGGCCGTGCTCGATCGGACCTTGCGCCTGCTGCATCCTTGGATGCCGCACCTGAGCGAGGAGATCTGGCAACTACTCCACCAGCCCCTAGAAGTGGCTTCGATCTGCGTGCAGCCCTTTCCCACGGGAACGGACCTGCCCGCGGAGCCCCCTGCCGAATTTGCCCTCATGCAGCAGATAGTGCGCACAATCCGCAACTTGCGCGCCTTTGCCCAGGTGCCGCCTTTGCGCACCCTGCCCGCGGTGCGCCTGGCTTCGCGCAACGCCGAGGAGCGCGCCGCCATCGACGCGACCCGCCAGGCCATCGCCCATTTGGGCCGCGTCGAGCAACTGCCCCTCGAAGAGGTGGCCGACGAGCACCTCAAGCAGGTGGCGGTGGGCGTGGCCGGTACCGTACAGGTGATGCTGCCTTTGGGCGGGCTGGTGGACGTGGCGGCCCTGGCAGGAAAGCTCCGGCGCTCTTTAGAGAAGCTGGATAAAGAAAGCGGCGTGCTCGCCGCCCGGCTGGACAACGCGAGCTACCTGGCGAATGCCCCGGCCGAACTGGTGACCGAAAGCCGCGCCAAACTCGCCGAGCAGAGGGCTCAAGCGGCGATCCTGGCGGAGCAGTTGGCGCGGCTGGAAAATTAG
- a CDS encoding YdhR family protein, whose translation MRGTGEPWPSERDRAQFGPGVYAWASRAEAERYLALRKRRFPDLEVIEFQINEAELSKLKFVNVDEQPDPDAWMNQYSRMFGGNPDPTLEYVQRGTDFGVEHYFAASVFRILQF comes from the coding sequence TTGAGAGGCACAGGTGAACCCTGGCCTTCTGAACGGGACCGTGCCCAATTTGGGCCAGGTGTCTATGCCTGGGCAAGCAGGGCAGAAGCAGAACGGTATCTTGCGTTGCGAAAACGAAGGTTTCCAGATCTGGAGGTCATCGAATTTCAAATCAATGAAGCTGAATTGTCGAAACTGAAATTCGTCAATGTAGATGAGCAGCCCGATCCGGATGCATGGATGAATCAGTACAGCAGGATGTTTGGAGGAAACCCAGACCCTACACTAGAGTATGTACAGAGAGGAACAGATTTTGGCGTCGAGCACTACTTTGCAGCTTCTGTTTTTCGAATACTCCAGTTTTGA
- a CDS encoding class I SAM-dependent methyltransferase produces MLQALAEHRERENNSRLPLSGRLPDEVQALPFWRETLAGKLTARLGAPFWQVHRPQKNERCLYISCGPSFLTDPWVEWGALFWGTDLDGAMVRAVRARAPQLNSKLFKDLQEAPPHDLDRYPEGQFDLVIAAGFSPFMPLAYSEAVIAAVRRVLKVGGGLLWEVADPDSSWFEDWSIGQIYLGLEVVAVPLADWKRALAAVGPIQAENSGELLHTFLVERA; encoded by the coding sequence ATGCTTCAGGCGCTGGCGGAGCACCGGGAGCGCGAAAACAATTCCCGCCTGCCGCTTTCTGGGCGGTTGCCGGACGAGGTGCAGGCGCTGCCTTTTTGGCGCGAGACGCTGGCGGGCAAGCTCACGGCGCGCTTGGGAGCCCCCTTCTGGCAGGTCCACCGCCCCCAAAAAAACGAGCGCTGCCTGTATATCAGTTGTGGCCCCAGTTTTCTGACCGATCCGTGGGTGGAGTGGGGAGCGTTGTTTTGGGGCACCGATCTTGACGGGGCGATGGTGCGGGCCGTGCGCGCCCGCGCCCCCCAGCTCAACTCGAAGCTTTTTAAGGACCTGCAGGAGGCGCCACCCCACGATCTGGACCGCTACCCCGAGGGCCAGTTCGACCTGGTGATCGCGGCGGGGTTCAGCCCGTTTATGCCCCTGGCCTACAGCGAAGCGGTAATCGCGGCGGTGCGGCGGGTACTGAAGGTCGGGGGCGGCTTGCTCTGGGAAGTGGCCGACCCCGATTCATCCTGGTTCGAAGACTGGAGCATCGGCCAGATCTATTTGGGCCTGGAGGTGGTGGCGGTGCCGCTTGCCGATTGGAAGCGCGCACTCGCCGCCGTCGGACCGATCCAGGCTGAAAATAGCGGCGAACTCCTGCACACGTTCTTAGTCGAACGCGCCTAG
- a CDS encoding SAM hydrolase/SAM-dependent halogenase family protein yields MGLITLLSDFGLADGYVAQMKGAIAAIAPQVQVIDLTHLVPPQDIAAGRFCLTSTCPYFPAGTVHVAVVDPGVGGARRAVAVRCEEAFFVAPDNGLLSGILAVTPAVAAVELTEFRYWRTPSPSATFHGRDIFAPVGAHLSSGVPFEQLGRPIDAASLVVLDLPDCRATAEGYAGAIQAVDRFGNLITNFPGGVVAGRPWSVVLGKWTIPGGHTYSDVPRGETLALVGSHGFVEVAVAGGSAGQVLDQTVGAPVILIWQPSVDRH; encoded by the coding sequence ATGGGACTCATCACGCTGCTGAGCGACTTTGGCCTGGCAGACGGCTACGTTGCCCAGATGAAGGGGGCAATCGCCGCCATTGCTCCGCAGGTGCAGGTGATCGACCTCACCCATCTGGTGCCGCCCCAGGACATCGCCGCCGGGCGATTCTGTCTGACGAGTACCTGTCCGTACTTTCCGGCAGGTACGGTGCACGTTGCGGTGGTCGATCCGGGGGTGGGCGGTGCTCGGCGGGCCGTAGCCGTCCGCTGCGAGGAGGCATTTTTCGTCGCTCCCGACAACGGCCTGCTCAGCGGCATCCTGGCTGTTACCCCGGCGGTGGCTGCCGTCGAACTTACGGAATTTCGCTATTGGCGCACCCCATCCCCGAGCGCCACCTTTCACGGGCGCGACATCTTTGCCCCAGTGGGCGCCCACCTGTCGAGCGGCGTACCTTTCGAGCAACTGGGCCGCCCCATCGATGCGGCAAGCCTGGTGGTATTGGATCTGCCCGATTGCCGGGCAACGGCGGAAGGCTACGCAGGGGCAATCCAGGCTGTCGATCGCTTCGGGAACTTGATTACCAATTTTCCGGGCGGGGTTGTCGCGGGCCGACCATGGAGTGTCGTTCTGGGAAAGTGGACCATTCCCGGTGGCCACACTTACAGCGATGTTCCTCGGGGAGAGACGCTGGCACTGGTGGGCAGCCACGGCTTCGTCGAGGTGGCCGTCGCCGGTGGCAGCGCCGGGCAGGTGCTTGATCAAACGGTCGGTGCCCCAGTCATACTGATTTGGCAACCAAGTGTGGACAGACATTAA
- a CDS encoding DUF1824 family protein → MESPELNDKQAQRILENSAFADRALVRRALVRLAGPAEYKMIGVCADAVESAVSALRGYLAAFGYPEPPLAFDPIDERGVYLKFNPKTGSCYVSPYTGSERGVIVSCFSPGSEEYNETYAHLPLELFTRTD, encoded by the coding sequence ATGGAATCGCCCGAACTGAACGACAAGCAAGCCCAGCGCATTCTGGAGAACAGCGCCTTTGCCGATCGCGCTCTGGTGCGCCGGGCGCTTGTCCGGCTGGCCGGACCTGCCGAGTACAAGATGATCGGCGTCTGCGCCGATGCGGTGGAATCGGCGGTGTCTGCTCTGCGGGGGTATCTTGCCGCCTTCGGTTACCCCGAGCCGCCCCTGGCGTTCGACCCCATCGACGAGCGGGGAGTGTACCTCAAGTTCAACCCCAAGACCGGCAGTTGCTACGTTTCGCCCTACACCGGCAGCGAGCGGGGGGTGATCGTCTCCTGTTTTTCGCCGGGGAGCGAGGAATACAACGAGACTTACGCCCATTTGCCCCTGGAATTGTTTACAAGAACAGATTGA
- a CDS encoding CCA tRNA nucleotidyltransferase, which translates to MPQLTSLLDAIPFAPADWPGPLALVGGSVRDALLNRTRVPLDLDFVCPGPVAERARVLARRLGAGFAVLDAEHEIVRLVLDSGITLDFARRQGADLVSDLARRDYTVNAIAWDVHAGELFDPFDGRGDLTRRTLRAICEANLVDDPLRLLRGYRLAAQLDFAIEPATRAWIGLHAHRLAAVSAERVREELCALICAPTGADALLATYRDGLLADWLPEIAPMEAIGPSGYHHLPLIEHTFEVIRQVDGAIADFAEQVRADMDRQVTGGHSVRTLVKLGALLHDIAKPPTSKLDPASGRMSFIGHESLGANMTRQILQRLKFSRDEERWVAALVQHHLRPGQLAAHWPPSNRAVYRLCRDLGQMLPALLMLALADRRSTLGPQVGQDDLARAVELTGRLLGHYYTPGDPLAHPRTLIDGNGLMAELDLKPGPRVGQLLAAIQEAQATGEVTGREEALALARTLL; encoded by the coding sequence ATGCCGCAGTTGACTTCCCTGCTCGATGCCATTCCCTTCGCCCCGGCCGACTGGCCGGGTCCGCTGGCGCTCGTCGGCGGCAGCGTGCGCGACGCACTGTTGAACCGCACCCGCGTGCCGCTCGATTTGGATTTCGTCTGCCCCGGCCCGGTCGCCGAGCGCGCCCGCGTTCTGGCCCGGCGGTTGGGGGCCGGTTTTGCCGTCCTCGACGCCGAGCACGAGATCGTGCGGCTGGTGTTGGATTCGGGGATCACCCTCGATTTCGCCCGCCGGCAGGGGGCCGACCTCGTGAGCGACCTGGCCCGCCGCGACTACACCGTCAACGCCATCGCCTGGGACGTGCATGCCGGGGAACTATTCGATCCCTTTGACGGCCGGGGCGATCTCACCCGCCGCACGCTGCGCGCCATCTGTGAAGCCAATCTCGTCGACGACCCGCTGCGGTTGTTGCGGGGCTATCGCCTCGCGGCCCAGCTGGATTTTGCGATCGAGCCCGCCACCCGCGCCTGGATCGGCCTGCACGCCCACCGGCTCGCGGCGGTCTCCGCCGAGCGGGTGCGCGAGGAACTGTGCGCCCTGATCTGCGCCCCCACCGGCGCCGACGCGCTGCTTGCCACCTACCGCGACGGGTTACTCGCCGACTGGCTGCCGGAAATTGCTCCCATGGAGGCGATTGGACCGAGCGGTTACCACCACCTGCCGCTCATCGAGCACACCTTCGAGGTGATCCGCCAGGTGGACGGTGCGATTGCTGATTTTGCCGAGCAGGTGAGAGCCGACATGGACCGGCAGGTCACAGGGGGCCACAGCGTCCGGACTCTGGTGAAGCTTGGGGCGCTGCTGCACGACATTGCCAAGCCCCCCACCAGCAAACTCGATCCGGCGAGCGGCCGGATGAGCTTCATCGGCCACGAGAGCCTGGGGGCGAACATGACCCGGCAGATTCTCCAGCGCCTCAAATTCAGCCGCGACGAGGAGCGCTGGGTGGCGGCCCTGGTGCAGCACCACTTGCGCCCCGGCCAGCTGGCCGCCCACTGGCCGCCCAGCAACCGGGCGGTCTATCGCCTCTGCCGCGATCTGGGCCAGATGCTCCCTGCCCTGCTGATGCTGGCCTTGGCCGACCGGCGTTCGACCCTCGGCCCCCAGGTCGGCCAAGACGACCTGGCGCGGGCAGTGGAACTGACCGGGCGGTTGCTGGGGCACTACTACACCCCCGGCGACCCGCTCGCCCACCCGCGCACGCTCATCGACGGCAACGGGCTGATGGCCGAATTGGACCTTAAGCCGGGGCCGCGGGTGGGCCAGTTGCTCGCCGCCATCCAGGAGGCCCAGGCCACCGGTGAAGTGACCGGCCGCGAGGAGGCGCTGGCGCTGGCGCGGACGCTGTTGTAG